The DNA segment ACGACGGTGGAGCGGACCGACATCGGCTACATCCCCTACACCGCCTTCTTCGGCAGCGAGCGCAACGGAAACCGCGCCGGCATCATCGTGCACAAGAGCTGGCACGACTTCCCTGCCGAGAGCTTCCAGCTCTTCTCGTCGGTGATGCTCGTGTCGCCCATGCTCACCCTGGGCAACATCGGGAACATGCCCTCCGAGGACGAGCCCTACGACTCGCCCATGCTCACGAGCGACGTCTCGGGCTCGCTGGGGCTCGAGTGGAAGACCACCTTCACCAGGCTATCGCTGGGGATCGACACGAGGGCGGTGTCGGGGAGCTCCGACTCCAGCGCTGGGGTGGGCGCGATCGCGGGCTTCGACCTGATCGTCCCGTTCAACGGCGAGGAGGACGGCTCGGGCATCGTGCTCGGCGTCCGCGGCACCGCGCACAAGCTCTTCCCCGGGGGGTCGCAGGCGGAGATCTCGCCTGTGGCAGGGGTCACCTTGCACTTCTAAAACCCGTGACTGGTGACTAGTGACTGGCGGAATAAAACAGGAAACCCGTTATTTACCGCTAGTCACTAGTCACTAGTCACTATTCACAGTACAGCGCCTTCGTCACGATATAGACCGCCACTTCGCTTTCCACCATATCCCTCCAGCCCGGATCGCCGGATGCTATCCGCTCCCTGATCTGAGTCGAGCTCACGTCTGCGATCGGCGAGCCGGGACCGCGCGGTATCTTTATCAGATCGACCAGCGCCTTGAGCTCGTCGAAGCGGTGCCACTTGTCGATCTCCGCCTCCACGTCGCCGCCGGCGACGAGGGAGAACCTGCTGTCCGGATTGAGCCCGATGAGGTGCTCGACCGTGCGCAGCGTCCTGC comes from the Pseudomonadota bacterium genome and includes:
- a CDS encoding nicotinate-nicotinamide nucleotide adenylyltransferase — protein: MAVKAGVENRGVAIFGGSFNPPHIGHSEIVKWLLTKGLADEVLIVPCFLHPFGKELAPYEHRLAMARLAFERPGLPVSVSEVEGQLGGESRTLRTVEHLIGLNPDSRFSLVAGGDVEAEIDKWHRFDELKALVDLIKIPRGPGSPIADVSSTQIRERIASGDPGWRDMVESEVAVYIVTKALYCE